The sequence AATCAGGGTAAGGGACACATAGTGCTGGAAACCTGCAAGGCTGAGAGGGCCTACTTTGCATTCTTATTCGCAAGCAGCCCATTTCATGTCTTCCTCTGAGTTCCCCAGCACCCCACAGAGCTACTCTCAGTGGTGCAAAGCTCCATTAAGTAAATAGAGGCTCTGTATTTAAAGCCATCTCTGGGAGTTCAAAGTGTTGAGAGGGAAATTGGTACTATCAAGATTAAGGTATTAATGAAAAGTTCTGTTAAATTTCTGTTGGGATGCTAATTAATCTTCTAAAAATTGTCAATCAATTCAATTATGTAATGCACTTAAACTTTAACACAtggtacaggaaaaaaaaaaaaaacaaaaaaacagggttTTTCAGTTATGCCCAGAGGCTTTCTGAAAGTTAAGGGAAATAGTCTAAACAAAAATCACCTCCAAATGGTGTTTTAGTTTGATCTTCAATATTCACTTGTTTTATCACATTTGATAAATTTGGGAAATCAATATTTAAAGctcagatatttgaagaaatattggaAGTATTAGAAGAATTCAggaaatggaattatgacaattattattctttttttttttttaattttttttttcaacgttttttatttatttttgggacagagagagacagagcatgaacgggggaggggcagagagagagggagacacagaatcggaaacaggctccaggctccgagccatcagtccagagcctgacgcggggctcgaactcacggaccgcgagatcgtgacctggctgaagtcggacgcttaaccgactgcgccacccaggcgccccgatgacaattattctttaaatggaATCTCCTACTTGTAGTGCAGAAGACAATTTTAGCCTGGATTATTAAACTCATGCTGATAGCTTTAGCTTGAAATGTTAAACAGTAGCATAATTGTTTAATATTTGAAGCCTGCCTACCTACACTGTCAGTATTGAACTAAATAAGTAACACTGTAAGTTATAGTATATTCctattaatattaaaacattttgtttgtgtCTTATGAATCATATCAAAgttgttaaatattaaaatgtcaatccAGATCTTAATGTATATGAAACTGTATGTAAAAGTATATATAGCACAGTGCTTAGAATATGTGGTGTTCAGAAATGTTAATGTGAATGTAATACTAGATAGAGGAACAGAAGTAGATGACATGATGTGACAACAAAAGTTAGCCACGGCCTAAAGATCTGTCAGTGAGTGTCACTCCTGGAGAATCTGATTGGGTAGGTCTAAAATGTGGCTGAGGCAGCCTTAGTTTCTATTTCACAGCCTTGTCAGAGTGAGAACTGTTAAGGTCACACATAAGACAGCAGCatgcattttaacaaataattttcataattcaTTTTGAAGAAGTAAAAATTGTAACGTTTTAATCTTGggcctatttttctatttaaaagaagaaagttgaTGTTAGTGATTCTGTTCTGATTTGTAATACATTTGGTTTGGACACAGTTGAAGACTGTTTCTAGTAGCGTCTATGGAACAATTCACCTTGATTACAGCACATTGATCTTTGTTGTAATCTTTGGTTTTATACATTCAGTAACTCACTTTTATTGGTTCACTCAAAGGATGATTATGCTTTAGATTCCTGCTTGTCAAAACCATTAGTGACCATATGAATTAAAAAGCCAATACTATATACTAGTTCTTTGGAGTGAAGGGCTGGAGAAAGGGAGCCTAGTTAAAGCAGGAGACCATTATAATAGAGTAGATTAACAAAAGGAGGCTTTAAAGGGGTGGCGTATCAATGCAGGTTTGATGAACTCACTTTTGTCctataaaatcattttatcaaCATTCTCTGAACACTTTTGAAAAGACAATAACTAGCTTTGTAACCATAGGAAGACATCTTATTTTAGTGGACCAGTGAGGTTCTTTGTAAAATCACCAAAATCTATTTACCTGAAAGCTTAGAGCCAGATTAGTAGTCCTATCTTCTATTGAGCTATTGAATTAGATTCCACTACTAGTTCTAGCTGCTAGACAATCAGGTCCTGGGCTTTTGCCTATTAAGCTATCAGATGATCAAATTGCTTCTGGGTATATTGGAGTCCCTtaagaaaaatgattaattatAGATTAATTATTGCAGGATGTTTTTTGAATAAGGCCTTCTCCAGAAAAGTATGGAaccttttctatttatttatttgatgagaTAATTATACATTAGGATTGTATCATCATGATTTTCCtaatagtattttctttcttatcatttaCTATGAATTTAGGGCCAATTATGCTTAAAACTTGGGGATGGATGGTGTGGTAAGATTCTTTGGTTTCAGGGAGAAGAAATTAAAGTTGGAATTTAGgcagagtaaaatattttaaggagcACAAGGTCAATCATTAAGAATGAATCTTCAAGGATGTTTAGGaatgtaaatgtttatgtttaagaATGTCGTACTCTAACGAGTGCATCAAATGTAATATTGTTATACTGATGGCGATTAGGTAGAAGTTAGTAATTTGGGGAGGATGAAGAATATTATCATTCAGTTTATGTTAGGGTTTTGAATCTCtaaattttttaactttcctGGTAAATAGGAAATGGCAATGTCCTTGAGAAATAGCAATGTCTTAAGGTGAGTATGTCATTATTCTCATCCAAACTGGATTCACAGCCTAAAGGGAAATTTCATTCTGATATCAAAAGAAGCAATTCTTGATCAATCTAAACGAGAGTAAGTTTTACACCTCCCCATATCCAGACAAttcaaaagtttataaaaataaggtatcttccttaaaagaaaaacagtagcATATTTGAATTGACATATGGTGTTtattaaacttataaaaatggAGTTGTCTTTGGTTTCAATTTCATATAATATTGCTTACCTTAACTTTCTTGCCCAGAATTGattgatttctactttttcttttttttttttcagtcttgcatacaattttattttctcccttcaacCATAATAATATGATATCCAAATTTTGTCTTAACCGGAGGGTCTGTAAACACAGGCTTATCCAGCCCACTTGTGGGCAAGGCAAATGCTGCTTCTTGGAATGGTCCCACCATGGTACCTCTGGTCATCCAACCCAAGTCACCCCCTTGCCTGGCTTTATCTTCACTATACTGTATGGCCACTTCATTGAATCTCATTCCAGACTTCAACTTTTCCATGGCTTCCATGATTTTCCCATGTTTTTCACACAGAATGTGTCTGACTTTTACTGCATTGCCACTATCTTTGGGATCCTGAGCCTTCTTGTCAGAACTGtcactcccagaggctgctccccCTTTCCCCCCTTTCCCGGAACGGCTTTTTCCCTTGGGCGGCATCTTCGAATCTTGGGGCTGTactctatttctgctttttctaaaGGACTCATTATCAACTTTAATAAACCTCAGATTGATCCCCTTTGGAAAACAATACCTTACTTCCTGTGTCTCTAGcttaatttacaaaaaacaaaacaaaacaaaaaaccaaacatatATCAGAATTGATAATTCACCTCTAATTGAAGAATATTGAACTGACATATACAATatttctgggggcgcctaggtgcctcagtccgttaagtgtcccactcttggttttggctcaggtcatgatctcaggtttagGAATTCGAGCCCCAAATTGTGCTTGGTGctaatggcatggagcctgcttgggattttctgtctccctctctctcttcctctctctcttattctcgaagataaataagtaaacttaaaaagttttttgaaagcaaaatttaGCTGTAGGACTGTATGTAATAAGATGTGAAATCTGGGTTAAAAATTTAGTCTTGAAATGCCATTAGATTTTGAGAAAGAACGTGGGAGATTTAGGATATGCAGAGAATAAGAAGTTAAATGACTGCACTTCTTTCgagatgcttttttattttagatttttagttGACTTTATAATTGTGTTTATATTAGGAGAAATTGTTAGTGTTTAAtctatcatctttatttttggcATTCTATGGCTAAATGGAGTATATAACTGTTTGTTAGAAGAAAAGTCCTATGTGAGAACCATCCCCTCATAGCTAGGTTGTCAAGAgtgaactttcaaaaataaaattcagagctCAGTGCAGTTGGGCTGCTTTGGCTATGTGTGCTGTTCTGGTGTATCTGttcctggatagctcagtctTAAATTCATTTATCCACTCTTCCATCAAGCAGCAGTGATTTACTGAGTGTGGACAATAGTAGGCTGTTTAGCATGGTGCTATGaagttacagttttattttattatcgtCTCTTTTTACTCTAGAGGCTTTTCCGTTCACATACCAATTGCCATTTCTTGCCTTTTGTAGCAGACACTATGAGTGCCACACTCATATCCTTTCAGATTCTCTTAGTATTTCCAGGCATGCCCGCTTGATTTTTAAGGGCCAGCAAATACATCTTTGTTGGGGGCTAACTTTGGGCTACCAAAACTCAGTTTGCCTACATGCTTGTGCAGGCTGAAAGTATGTGAGAAGTAGTATTCCTTAGGCGATGGCCCTTAACCCAGTGACTTACGGTTATAGAGGTATAAATACCAGGCTCCTCACCCCTTTACTGGAATAATTACAGAGCTTCCCTGTGGTGTCCATTGTGGTAGTTGGCTTAAATAATGCACCCTGTAATAGCTGcctttacttttctgtattttcatttccctgtcaAGGTCACTATTTCAAGTAAACAATGTGTATTCAGTCCTTGTCTCAGAATATGCCTTTAGGGGAAACCTAACATAGAACTTGGTATTCTGTAAACAATACAGATAGAATCTTGGTTGTAGCCATAAAAGTCTACGAAATACAAATAGTAGGTATGATTTTTGTTACTTTCTCAGACCTGAAAACTTATATACCCCAACATATGACTGGCAGAATCTTACTGGGTATAGTTAATTGTAATTTCACATTCACGTAAATTCTGTATTGGGTTCACCaaatgaggggtgtctgggtggctcagttgattaagcatcaaactcttgatctcagctcaggtcttgatctcagggtggtgagttcaagctccgtgttgggattctacactgggcatgaagcctatttaaaaaaaaagacaaagagtgaATGGATTCACCAAATGATATGCCAAATTGTTCTCTTTTAATTAATGAAAGTAACTGGGCAGAGTGGTTacatattctgttttttaattgaacaaaACACATTGAATGTCCACTGtatgccaggtactattctaggCTTTGGCGATATAGCAATTAATAAGACTATTGATTACTTAGTCTTAACTTTTTCTTAGTCACCCTTTTATGGAAGCTTAAAGTTGagcttattttgttgttttcagctATATTGACATACTATTCTTGCAAATCTTAATAGTCGTTAATAGTATATTATTGGTTTTACTCAATGTGTTTAATACTTTTCCCTGTTACTAGCATTGCAAGACTCAAAAGTTGTATTATATTTCCTCTGTCGTGCTTTTCCATCTTGATTGTAGCTTACTGATTTTGCATATCTGGTAGTTGTAGTTCTCCttaatcagttcttttttttttttttctcttcagtttcagTCATTCTCTTTAAAGAATGACTTCATTATTGTAGAATTTGTTTCAAGGTCTACTTTATTATTCCAGTAATGTTTCACAGCAATTAGCATTTTTCAATGTTCTCATATTTGGTTCAGCCAGATTTACTCTTAAGATTTTTGAAGCTTTTGATTAAGTATAAAGATTCTCAAAACAGTATATTTTTGATTAAGTAAATAAGTGGTCCAAAACACAAGTAATTCTTAATACTATGCAGATAGCATATAGCAGTTTGAGATAAGTTCCACATTTAGCTTTTCACATTGTAACAATATTcagcttaattttaaaatattaatttaaaaattccttagaaatgcataaaattcttataaatggTTATTGCTTTCCCGTCGCATGTCAggataaacataaaatgaaagctgtggttttttttccaaGTGCATGCATTGATTGGAGTGTTCACTTGAAATTTGCACCCAGCTGAACCTTGAGAAAATAACAGGAAGTTTATATACACAGAGTCTGTTATTTAAAGGTTTTTACTCATATCATATGTGTGTTCCTTTGAAAAAACCAATTGTTTATTAGTCATTCTCTGCCTTCCATATTTTTTCGCATAGAAATGATTCTTAACACTATGTAGTTGGCTTTTTACTTGTCTACCCAAcatttgcttccctttcttttgGCATTAGCATCTTGGTTTTCCCTTAGAGAATGACCCCTCTCTGTACGTGGGTTTCAGGCGAGGTTGACTGCTCTCCCCTGCTTCAGTGGTGGGAAAACCATCTAGTTGTGGCCACAAAGCATAGTACCTTCTTTTGgtcacagtgattggttcaggaGTAGATATGTAAACCAAATCAGGCCAATCAGAGCCAATAGAGTGACTAAAACTATGGGAAAGAGGCATTCTCTTTTTACTAGGGTTGCTAGACTGGTAGTCTGTATACCCAGAGCTACTACCAGCTGACCTTATGACCATTTGGGAAGACCTTATTTGAGAATAAAGCCTGTAAGGGGAATTGGAGCATGGATGGGAAGAGACAGGATCGTAATGACAATGCCTGAACATCTTGGCTGGAGATCTACCTCTGAACTCTTACTTACGTGAACCATTAACTTTCAGCTTTCCACCAATACTCTCCTACCACTCCTTcacaatttgcattttttcttacTTGCAACTGTAGGTTTCGTAATACTTACTATATACACTATATGAAACCATTGTTCTCCCTCCCCAACAAGACTGTTGTGACCAAAACACCAAATAGAtagacttctattttaaaaagcttttggcTCTTGGGATATATGCTTGAGGGTTAAACTTTCTTTTTGGTGAAGCTTTCTTTTCTATGATGCTGAAACCATAGTTAGATGCTTAGAGGAGGGCAGAGCCATTGAAACTGAGTATGACCTAAATCTGCAGTCATAAAGAAGACCTATTGTCCTTAGAGACAATACTGGTTACTCAAAAATGTATACCAAGTTCCTGCTATTTTAGGCATGGGAATAGAGCAGCGAGCAATAGAGATAAAAATCTGAACTCTTGGAGCTGACATTCTTGTGTTGATCCAGAAGACTTGGTACCCAGAACTGGAGCCATTTCTGGGGCAGATGGCACTCAGGAAGACTTCATACCTCTGCCTAAAACCCAGTGGTTTCCCACTGTACTTAAGTCCAGAGGCCTTAACACAGAGTAGTACCGCAAAGGTCTGGCCCATGTTCGCTTGTCTAAAACCTTATCCAAGAACTTACACTCCCTTTTTCATGCTGCTCCAGGCAAACaagctctcttcccttctttgaACATTCATCTCTCTCAAATATTCACATCTTCTGCTTTCCATCTTGTCCATCTCTATCCCTGACACTTCACATGGTCACAGCTTAAATGACACTTCTTCAGAGAcattctctccccacccagtCTAAAGTGGATCTCCTTAATATTTGATCTCTTTTGTCATAAtgaatttaatatatatgtatatgtatttgtatatatttcttttttagtgtttatttactacCTCTCCCACCAATGTAAGCTTTGTGAGGTCAGAGActgtatttgttttgttcaccactgGACTGCaatagtgcctagcacattgTAGGGACTTAAATATATTGTATAACTGTGTGGCTTGACCTCAGCCTCTTTAGATGTAGCTTCTACTGTCTTAACCCTTTTTTCAGCCTCATGCTTTCCAAGTCAAGGACCCTTTGTAGCCTTCTTCTTTAAGCTGCCTATCCTAGAGGTAATTCTGGTACAGCAGTCACCATCTATTTATGTTATAGGCTGGGCCACAGGCACCAACTGGGAGAGTGACCACAGAAACCTGATGAGATAACTTGAACCAAAACAGAAACTCTGCCCTTTCAACTAGAGCTTTTCAGAACTGGAATCAAAAGGGGCAGGGTAATCCCAGAAACCCAGTGGTGATTATGGGAGCACTGAATCCCAAACTGACTGTGGGCTAAAGAGACTCAGGCAACAACGTGGAAGCCAGTGAGGAGACTGGGAATATGGGCAAGTGTGTCAGCTTGTAAGCTTGTTTGTTTGGAGTGTGATGTTTGTGTTGAGTTGGGAGGGGTATAGTGGACAGCTGTAACTTTTTGCATACTGACTGCCTGACACACACAGAATGTCTGGATAACCAGGCAAAGTAGACCCTCCAGGTGGGAGAATCAACATAACCTGAGGTGCTGGGGGGTGCTGGGGGGAATTGGAGGCAGTGGAAATGAGATGAGCTGACATACTGCTCTTGCCTATTCCCATTCCATACTGGTTCTTTGCTGGTTTTGGATGAGGTATAAACAGATCCAGTCAGCCTACTCTGGTCCCTTTTAGACTTCAGACTTTCTTAGAGCCAAGATACTAATTTTTCTCCCTtatgttttattatgaaagttttcaaatgttcagcaaacttgaaaatattttactgtgaAATTCGAACATTTTCCACCTAGATTCTAacagtaacattttaattttgcttgttttattacAAGCATCTATTTAGCCCTTTATCTACCTACTAATACATCTTAATTTTTGATATATTCACTGGTGAAAGTAATCGTAGACAttgatatattttcctttaagtgcTTCAGCATTCATATCATTAGCAAGAGTtcaatattttttacaattttttcttttgaggtaaattttacatgtaaaaaatgcacaaatctttATTATCCATTTGCTGGCTTTTGACAAGTGAATACCCTTATATAATTCAAACCCTATCAAGTTGTAAAACATTGTCATCATCCCTGTAAATTCCCTTATACCCTCTACCAGTCAATTCCTGCCCCGACCCTTGGAGGCCAGGGCTggctgttctgttttgtttttttgttttgttgtttttccctaTCATATTTTGAAGACATCAGCTTATACTGGTTAGGGTCGTTAATGAGCCCTTAATCTTTCTATAGTATCTGTTCTTCTCATGATTCAAATAAAAACTctacttctaaaatgaaaaatcaaccaaaacttgaaagaaagaactTGGTACAGTGTCTTCTTCATAATGGATTTCCCTAGTTAGGGCCTAGTGTTGTGTTATCTAACTCACATTTCCACAGGGTGCACCAGATACAGAAAAGTAGGATCAAGGGTCACAAGTTCACtttaacagaaacaaaacaaacagtatttctgtggtattaccTCCTCTCTATTTTCCCCCCACTACCTAGGTCACTCCAAGGTCATTCTGGCCTCTTCTTACCAGTGCTTTGAAGAAGTCTCCATGCATGTTGTATATAATCTTGACCAAAATCATACCTCTGTGAACACTAGGTTTTTACCCTTACTTGGGTTAAACTGGTACTCCTAAAGTCTCTGCTAACCTAAAGATGTATTTCCCAGGAGCATGCTTGGCCTTTTTAAGAATAGACCTTCAGTGGCCAAATCCCACTTGTTTTCTAGATATGTATACTCAGACACGTCTGAATTTTCTGTGGGTTCATAGCTTAGCTTCATCCTTGGTGTCTGTTGCTATAATTACAGATGACATCTTTGAAAACTAAACCACTGATAAGGACCACAACTTTATTCTAGCTGTTACTCCAATACAGTGGaaagaactttttgttttatgttggCCTTTAGCTTTCATACAttccttttcatatattaaagTGAAGATTTTAATACATTAAACATTAACACATGCAGACTACCTTCTGTACCTTGAATTTGGACTCTTTTACACCATCTTCTCATCAATGATTTAGAAACAGTGCAGCCAAAAATTTAGCTTCACCTATCTTCTTGGCTGTACCCAAGTAGCAGTGTTTGTTTAATTCTTTGATATCCTACTATATTTTAtccttatttgaaaaatgaattcacaatagaaaaatgaatgggCTGGTTAAGAAACTAGGGCCTAAATATCTTAATACATTTAGGACAAAGACTAAAATCATTGAATGAGTTGAAAGGACTGACTTGTCAATCTCAGCCGAAGGTTTGTTAGATTTGAAGGGATTtgtatgttgaggtatattttttaaaaaagaaagaacatatgtGGAACACTTTGGAAATACACCACCAAAGATTGAGTTTAAAAGGTAAgcatagcattttttagctctttAAGAAGAAAACCCAATGTTAAAATAGTTTATCATAatgtaattttcatatttatcaaaattaataatGACAACATACTATCTGATTATTTATCCAGTGTGGATTTATCCCAATACACTATAATCTccctaggctttttttttctccttcttttaacTACTCTTTCATGAGAACCTAGAAAAATGACTAGCATTTACATGGGTTCAATAAATgtgttgaaagaattaacaaatttGTGTGAATATTCCTATAGAAAAGCTACAGGGCTATTAGGTTGAAagatatgcacattttaaatattgatagGTGCAgccaaattgctctccaaaaAGCATAAATTCCATTCTTGGGGTAGTAGGAAAATCTAAAAAGGATGTGGATTAATTATTCTCATGTGAAGAAattaatatgctttaaaaaaatcctgtattgtttaaaatgttcagGTAGAGAAGTATGTTGTATTgagaaactgttttaaaattttgaagttgTTGCTTCTTATAGGTTGGTAGTGTGGTTATGCAGAGGTAACATAAAAAACTGAAACTTGCATGTGTAGATGTTGGCCAGGTGTAGTGTAGGAAATGTATTTTAGATAGAGGGAAGAGCAAGTGCAAATACATGATATACAAACAAATATCCAAATATTCAGCAATTGAGATGAGGTTAAGTATATACATCCATACCTTGAATGATAATGTGGAGAAATTTATAAATGAGGTGGTTCTGTAGGTATTGACACTAAaggatactttttaatttaaggagAAACACAGGTGATAAGCAGTTGTTTTGAAACAAatactgtgtgtgtttgtgtgtgtacccACACACGTTTGTATCTGTCCTCACAGAGATAAAGTATCTGGGAGGTTACAAACCAAATTGTTAACTATGTTATTCCTGGGGAAGTGAGTGGATTGAGGTTGTGATAcagagattttttatttaatataattaggTTTTAATTGAGTTTTTTAAACAGCCAAACTGTATACATTTTGTAGTgaactgttttttaaagaaaaagaatgtgttaTGTGGAAACATGGTGGGCTGTTCCTAAAATACATTTGTTAATAAATGTGCAGGAAGCATTAGGACATTTCTTGTAGCAATTCTTTactaatctttcacaaaataGGCTAGGTTAGATTAGTgattttttggcatttttaaagcCATGGAGTCTATTGTTTGAACTCAATCCTAGGCAGAATTCTAGTATGTGAAAACGATGAAATCAGAGTCAGTTGGTGGAACCTCAGAGTGAGGGGCCTCTGTCAGTGTTCCCCTCCCCTTATAATCTTTTGACAGACCCTAGGGCTTGCTGAACACAGTTTGAAATACACTGTTCTCTTCCCGGGATGCTTTTGATTTAGTCCTTCCTGAAGGTCAGAGGGATATACCAGCTCTGTGATTCTAAAGCACAGAGAATAAAGAATGCCTACAGGTAACCCCAGAATTCTCTCTTGCCTTGCAGAAAACACGTTTAGAGCAGGAGATATTCATGTCATGTAAGATAGTTCCAGATGTACAATAAGagacagtttttattttgcatttcttggcTTTGGAGTCTTATA is a genomic window of Panthera uncia isolate 11264 chromosome B2 unlocalized genomic scaffold, Puncia_PCG_1.0 HiC_scaffold_24, whole genome shotgun sequence containing:
- the LOC125938118 gene encoding peptidyl-prolyl cis-trans isomerase NIMA-interacting 4-like, with translation MPPKGKSRSGKGGKGGAASGSDSSDKKAQDPKDSGNAVKVRHILCEKHGKIMEAMEKLKSGMRFNEVAIQYSEDKARQGGDLGWMTRGTMVGPFQEAAFALPTSGLDKPVFTDPPVKTKFGYHIIMVEGRK